A part of Abyssibacter profundi genomic DNA contains:
- the gyrA gene encoding DNA gyrase subunit A, translating into MSEFAKEVLHVNLEDEMKQSYLDYAMSVIVGRALPDVRDGLKPVHRRVLYAMRELGNDYNKPYKKSARVVGDVIGKYHPHGDTAVYDTIVRMAQPFSMRYMLVDGQGNFGSVDGDSAAAMRYTEVRMARIAHEMLADIDKDTVDFVPNYDESESEPAVLPTKIPNLLVNGSAGIAVGMATNIPPHNLTEIVNACVALIDDPEITIEGLMAHVPAPDFPTAALINGTSGVREAYETGRGRVYMRARAEIEELPSGRQAIIVTELPYQVNKARLLEKIAELVKEKKIEGITELRDESDKDGMRMVIELRRGEAGEVVLNNLYRQTQLQTVFGINMVALDGGQPRTLNLKQVLEAFVRHRREVVTRRTMYLLRKARDRAHVLEGLTVALANIDEVIELIKAAASPAEARAALVARPWAPGQVRDMLGRAGAEASRPLELAEGLGLTDDGYMLSEAQAQAILDLRLHRLTGLEQEKLVGEYREILEQIAEYLEILGSIARLLEVIREELIAVRETYGDVRRTEILEDFIGLDLEDLITPQDVVVTLSHEGYVKSQPLDVFQAQKRGGRGKLASSFKTDDFIDALWVTHTHDTLLCFSSAGKVYWLKVYQIPQGSRGSRGKPIVNLLPLEGDERISAVLPIKDFGTGESVFFVTRQGVVKKTELEAFSRPRASGIIALALRDDDALVGAALTDGTRDILLVADNGKGIRFPEANVRSMGRTAAGVRGMKLGKEQSVISLLICQDGDVLTMSEAGFGKRTPVDDYPLRGRGGQGVFAQRLTDKTGKLVAAIQVGEDDEIMLITESGNLNRQSVSGISQLSRNTQGVKLIRLAQGDRLVGVDRIATEAEDDDDGEAGAGDGAAE; encoded by the coding sequence ATGAGCGAGTTCGCAAAAGAAGTCCTGCACGTCAATCTTGAAGACGAGATGAAGCAGTCCTACCTCGACTACGCCATGAGCGTGATCGTGGGACGGGCACTGCCGGATGTACGAGATGGCCTCAAGCCCGTACATCGACGCGTCCTCTACGCCATGCGCGAACTCGGCAACGATTACAACAAGCCTTATAAGAAGTCGGCGCGTGTCGTCGGTGATGTGATTGGTAAATACCACCCGCATGGCGACACCGCCGTGTACGACACGATCGTGCGCATGGCGCAGCCGTTCTCCATGCGCTACATGCTGGTTGACGGGCAGGGCAACTTCGGATCGGTGGATGGCGACTCGGCCGCTGCCATGCGTTACACCGAGGTCCGCATGGCCCGCATTGCACACGAGATGCTGGCGGACATCGACAAGGACACCGTCGACTTCGTCCCCAACTACGACGAGTCCGAGTCCGAGCCGGCCGTACTGCCGACCAAGATCCCGAACCTCTTGGTCAATGGTTCGGCGGGTATCGCCGTGGGGATGGCGACCAATATCCCGCCGCATAACCTGACCGAAATCGTGAATGCCTGTGTGGCGCTCATCGACGATCCGGAGATTACGATCGAGGGCCTGATGGCGCATGTGCCCGCGCCGGATTTCCCCACGGCCGCCCTGATCAATGGCACAAGTGGGGTTCGTGAGGCCTACGAAACCGGCCGGGGGCGTGTCTACATGCGTGCCCGCGCCGAGATCGAAGAGCTGCCCAGCGGGCGTCAGGCCATTATCGTCACCGAGTTGCCCTATCAGGTGAACAAGGCGCGTCTTCTGGAAAAAATTGCCGAGCTGGTCAAGGAAAAGAAGATCGAGGGCATCACGGAGCTGCGCGACGAGTCCGACAAGGACGGCATGCGCATGGTGATCGAACTGCGGCGCGGCGAAGCCGGTGAGGTCGTCCTCAACAATCTTTATCGTCAGACCCAGCTGCAAACCGTGTTCGGCATCAACATGGTCGCACTGGATGGCGGCCAGCCGCGGACGCTTAACCTCAAGCAGGTTCTGGAAGCCTTCGTGCGCCATCGTCGTGAGGTCGTGACACGGCGGACCATGTACCTGCTGCGCAAGGCGCGTGACCGCGCCCATGTGTTGGAAGGGCTCACCGTTGCGCTGGCCAATATCGACGAGGTCATCGAACTGATCAAGGCAGCGGCCTCACCGGCGGAGGCCCGGGCTGCATTGGTCGCACGCCCCTGGGCACCTGGCCAGGTGCGCGACATGCTGGGTCGCGCCGGTGCCGAGGCATCTCGGCCGTTGGAGCTGGCCGAGGGGCTAGGCCTGACGGACGACGGCTATATGCTGTCCGAAGCCCAGGCGCAGGCGATTTTGGATTTGCGCCTGCACCGACTCACCGGCCTGGAGCAGGAGAAGCTGGTTGGCGAGTACCGCGAGATTCTCGAGCAGATCGCTGAATATCTCGAAATTCTCGGCAGTATCGCCCGTTTGCTGGAGGTCATCCGTGAAGAACTGATCGCCGTTCGGGAAACCTATGGCGATGTCCGCCGGACCGAGATTCTCGAAGACTTCATCGGCCTGGATCTCGAAGATCTGATCACCCCGCAGGATGTCGTGGTGACGTTGTCGCACGAGGGTTACGTCAAGAGCCAGCCGCTGGACGTTTTCCAGGCGCAGAAACGCGGTGGTCGCGGCAAGCTGGCATCCAGCTTCAAGACGGATGACTTTATCGATGCGCTGTGGGTGACCCACACCCATGACACGCTGTTGTGTTTTTCGTCGGCGGGCAAGGTTTACTGGCTTAAGGTCTATCAGATTCCACAAGGCAGTCGGGGTTCACGCGGCAAGCCCATCGTCAATCTGCTGCCGCTCGAGGGCGATGAGCGTATTTCGGCCGTGCTACCGATCAAGGATTTCGGCACGGGCGAGTCGGTGTTCTTCGTCACCCGTCAGGGCGTGGTCAAGAAGACCGAACTGGAGGCATTCTCGCGGCCCCGCGCCAGCGGCATCATCGCGTTGGCGCTGCGGGACGACGATGCCCTGGTCGGCGCGGCACTCACAGATGGCACCCGGGACATTTTGCTGGTCGCCGACAACGGCAAAGGTATTCGCTTCCCCGAGGCCAATGTTCGCTCCATGGGACGCACGGCGGCGGGTGTGCGTGGCATGAAGCTGGGCAAGGAACAGTCGGTCATCTCGCTGCTGATCTGCCAGGACGGCGACGTGCTCACGATGTCCGAAGCCGGCTTCGGCAAACGCACGCCGGTGGATGACTATCCACTGCGTGGGCGGGGTGGCCAGGGCGTGTTCGCGCAACGACTCACCGATAAGACCGGCAAGCTGGTCGCCGCGATTCAGGTTGGCGAAGACGACGAGATCATGCTCATCACCGAGTCAGGCAATCTCAATCGTCAGTCGGTATCAGGCATCTCCCAGCTGAGCCGCAATACGCAGGGCGTCAAACTGATTCGTCTGGCACAAGGGGACCGTCTGGTCGGTGTCGACCGGATCGCCACCGAAGCTGAGGACGACGACGATGGTGAGGCGGGCGCCGGGGACGGAGCAGCCGAGTAG
- a CDS encoding DnaJ C-terminal domain-containing protein has product MGAPLVADIKRQRLDADIETRLIWHHDCGSPLLGARKTRMEFQDYYETLGVSRSASDAEIKAAYRKLARQYHPDRNTDSGAEDRFKAISEAYEVLKDPAKRQQYDALGANWQNGQQFRPPPGWDAGAGGFGGASGFSDFFETLFGQGFQAGDFGGQNPFGGRAARPSPQTARISISLEDAFNGIKRRLTLNDSHGARQVDVQIPKGIRSGQKIRLSGQGRAGPSGQRGDLLLEVDIKPHDVFELDGSDIRVLMPIAPWEAALGSKLEVPTLAGSVTLKVPPGARTGQSLRLRGRGMPGSPAGDQFVTLQIQTPRAETREQRELYERMAAAFSFDPRREHGRA; this is encoded by the coding sequence ATGGGCGCCCCCTTGGTCGCGGACATCAAGCGCCAACGACTGGACGCTGACATTGAAACTCGCCTGATCTGGCACCATGACTGCGGCAGCCCTCTACTCGGTGCACGCAAGACCCGTATGGAATTTCAGGACTACTACGAAACACTGGGCGTCTCCCGCAGTGCCAGCGATGCGGAGATCAAAGCCGCCTACCGCAAGCTTGCTCGCCAGTATCACCCCGATCGGAACACGGATAGCGGCGCGGAAGATCGGTTCAAGGCCATATCAGAGGCCTACGAAGTGCTGAAAGACCCTGCAAAGCGCCAGCAATACGACGCGCTGGGCGCGAATTGGCAAAACGGCCAGCAATTCCGTCCCCCGCCCGGCTGGGACGCTGGCGCAGGCGGGTTTGGCGGTGCGTCCGGCTTCTCGGACTTTTTCGAGACCCTGTTTGGACAGGGCTTCCAGGCCGGAGATTTCGGCGGCCAGAATCCGTTTGGCGGGCGGGCTGCGCGCCCGTCACCGCAAACGGCGCGCATCTCGATTTCGTTGGAAGATGCCTTCAATGGAATCAAGCGCCGGCTGACGCTCAATGACAGCCACGGCGCGCGACAGGTGGACGTGCAGATTCCGAAGGGCATACGCAGCGGCCAGAAGATCCGGCTCTCCGGCCAGGGCCGTGCGGGTCCTTCCGGTCAGCGCGGCGACCTGCTGCTGGAAGTCGACATCAAACCTCACGACGTCTTCGAACTGGACGGATCCGATATTCGCGTGCTGATGCCCATTGCCCCCTGGGAGGCCGCGCTGGGCAGCAAGCTGGAAGTGCCGACCCTGGCGGGTAGCGTCACGCTCAAAGTGCCGCCCGGTGCCCGGACCGGCCAATCCCTGCGGCTGCGCGGCCGTGGCATGCCTGGCTCCCCCGCGGGCGATCAATTCGTGACCTTGCAAATCCAGACGCCGCGCGCAGAAACACGCGAACAACGAGAACTCTACGAGCGCATGGCCGCAGCTTTTTCGTTCGACCCTCGTCGAGAGCACGGCCGCGCGTAA
- a CDS encoding adenylate/guanylate cyclase domain-containing protein yields MDFANTAPNVLSIVSVGMALAFVLSDRRSMSSRMLAAALVSISVSIFANTNWVEPVDPADLPPWSGLCALADALALIFSAQWLLYIRRTIPAGNLDTRAGDWLVRWAQGFALLYLLASLAAPELRATVFLTSLDHWPPAFPPAFWLFAIPVMLSMFSMALVIRLIMFRRPEPSEAIRLLGFFVGSPLIALGLVLPPELAAYTTSTGLMSLLVGAVQYHVLEGQKGGFMKRFMAPQVADLVRRKGLQHTMASDTLDISVVACDVRGFTRFAEAMPSRQVIQGLRSYYDRIGTIAARHGATIKDYAGDGVLMLLGAPVASAAHADAAVALACDLRREVAPLLASWSVPDLPLGMGIGVATGEATVGIVGSVSRLEYAAVGSVVNRAARLCDAAAPGQILLDAACRAAVAQPPADAQFEAEPPMTLKGFDETVAAYSIAPANP; encoded by the coding sequence ATGGACTTTGCAAATACGGCACCCAATGTCCTGAGCATTGTTTCGGTTGGCATGGCGCTGGCGTTTGTCCTGTCGGATCGGCGCTCGATGAGCAGCCGCATGCTGGCTGCGGCCCTGGTTAGCATCAGCGTATCCATCTTCGCCAACACGAACTGGGTCGAGCCCGTGGATCCGGCCGATCTGCCGCCCTGGTCCGGGCTATGCGCCCTGGCCGATGCACTGGCACTCATATTCAGCGCGCAGTGGCTGCTGTACATCCGCCGAACCATTCCTGCGGGCAATCTCGACACCCGCGCCGGCGACTGGCTGGTTCGCTGGGCCCAGGGATTTGCACTGCTGTATCTGTTGGCGTCCTTGGCGGCCCCCGAGCTCAGAGCCACGGTATTCCTGACCTCGCTGGACCACTGGCCGCCGGCATTTCCGCCCGCGTTCTGGCTGTTCGCCATCCCGGTCATGCTCTCCATGTTCTCGATGGCATTGGTCATCCGGCTCATCATGTTCCGGCGCCCGGAGCCGTCCGAAGCGATCCGGCTGCTAGGCTTTTTTGTCGGATCCCCATTGATTGCGCTCGGCTTGGTCCTACCGCCTGAGCTGGCTGCATATACGACCTCAACCGGCTTGATGAGCCTGCTGGTCGGCGCGGTGCAATATCACGTGCTGGAGGGCCAAAAAGGTGGGTTCATGAAGCGCTTCATGGCCCCGCAGGTTGCCGATCTCGTACGGCGCAAGGGACTGCAGCACACCATGGCGAGCGATACGCTCGACATTTCCGTGGTGGCCTGCGACGTGCGCGGCTTTACCCGATTCGCCGAAGCCATGCCGTCCCGGCAGGTTATCCAGGGCCTGCGCAGCTATTACGATCGCATTGGCACCATTGCCGCCCGGCACGGCGCCACGATTAAAGACTACGCCGGTGACGGCGTGCTCATGCTCCTGGGAGCCCCCGTGGCCAGCGCGGCGCATGCCGATGCCGCCGTCGCACTGGCCTGCGATTTACGGCGGGAGGTCGCCCCGTTGCTGGCCAGTTGGTCCGTCCCCGATCTCCCCCTGGGCATGGGGATTGGTGTTGCCACCGGAGAAGCCACCGTGGGCATTGTCGGCAGCGTCTCACGACTGGAATATGCCGCCGTCGGATCGGTCGTGAACCGCGCCGCCCGGCTCTGCGACGCGGCCGCACCGGGACAGATTTTGTTGGACGCGGCCTGTCGGGCCGCCGTGGCCCAGCCCCCCGCAGACGCGCAATTCGAGGCCGAGCCCCCGATGACGCTCAAGGGTTTTGACGAAACCGTCGCGGCCTACTCCATTGCCCCTGCCAACCCGTAA
- a CDS encoding phosphoglycerate dehydrogenase, whose product MNKYKIQTLNNISPKGLGRFPLERYEVASDLSEPDGLVLRSASLHGMAIPPSLKAVGRAGAGTNNIPVAEMSSRGVAVFNAPGANANAVKELVVTGMLLAARNIIAAWDFVHGLDGDADTMGQAVEAGKKQFKGFELPGRTLGVVGLGAIGVKVANVAQDLGMQVIGYDPAITVGNAWQLDASVEQAHTVEELLSRSDFVSLHVPLIDATRGLINADRLKLMKTGATLLNFSRAPIVDETAVLQALEQGGLHRYVCDFPTPEARGRAGVIALPHLGASTQEAEDNCAVMVADQLRDYLETGNVRNSVNFPEAVLPMTDGAARLAVANRNVPNMVGQISTVLAQRGLNIADLLNKSRGDLAYTLVDVDGELPDAVLDELRGIDGVLSVRAIDH is encoded by the coding sequence TTGAATAAATACAAGATTCAGACGCTTAACAATATTTCGCCGAAGGGACTGGGCCGGTTTCCTCTGGAGCGGTACGAAGTGGCTTCGGACCTGTCGGAGCCTGACGGCCTGGTGCTTCGGTCTGCAAGCCTGCATGGCATGGCAATCCCTCCCTCACTGAAAGCCGTGGGGCGGGCCGGTGCCGGTACGAACAACATCCCCGTGGCGGAGATGAGCAGTCGGGGGGTGGCCGTCTTCAACGCGCCAGGGGCCAACGCCAACGCCGTCAAGGAACTGGTGGTCACTGGGATGCTGCTGGCGGCTCGCAACATCATTGCGGCATGGGACTTTGTTCATGGCCTGGACGGTGATGCCGACACCATGGGCCAGGCCGTCGAAGCAGGCAAGAAGCAGTTCAAGGGCTTCGAGCTGCCGGGGCGCACCCTGGGCGTGGTCGGTCTGGGCGCGATCGGCGTCAAGGTGGCCAATGTTGCGCAAGACCTGGGCATGCAGGTGATTGGCTACGACCCGGCCATTACCGTGGGCAATGCTTGGCAACTGGATGCCAGCGTCGAGCAGGCGCATACGGTGGAGGAGTTGCTTTCGCGGTCGGATTTCGTGTCCCTGCACGTGCCGCTTATCGACGCAACCCGCGGGCTGATCAATGCCGACCGGCTCAAGCTGATGAAGACCGGGGCGACATTGCTGAATTTCTCGCGGGCGCCCATTGTTGACGAGACGGCCGTGCTCCAAGCCCTGGAGCAGGGCGGTTTGCATCGCTATGTCTGCGATTTTCCGACGCCCGAGGCGCGGGGGCGTGCTGGGGTCATCGCGTTGCCGCATCTCGGTGCATCGACACAAGAGGCCGAGGATAACTGCGCGGTGATGGTGGCGGATCAGCTCCGTGATTACCTGGAAACCGGCAACGTGCGCAACTCGGTCAATTTTCCCGAGGCCGTCCTGCCGATGACGGATGGTGCGGCTCGACTGGCGGTTGCCAATCGTAATGTTCCGAACATGGTGGGGCAGATTTCCACCGTGCTGGCGCAGCGCGGTCTGAATATTGCGGATTTGCTGAATAAATCACGTGGTGACCTGGCATACACATTGGTCGATGTCGACGGCGAGCTGCCCGATGCGGTACTCGATGAGTTGCGAGGCATTGATGGCGTGCTTTCCGTGCGCGCCATTGACCATTGA
- a CDS encoding thrombospondin type 3 repeat-containing protein: MIDWTRLLTALCVSASLAACSGTESLSPDDGDSPVGDGQPPVTEAPGIGTTQLFNVEGSMEGYTPPSTKSHGEGPSLEFVANLPAAEPGYLYIDAALYWDDIEDSLSLEVFGPDGAVVAEALAEPAIDQTIRVETPVEGAYRFVIHERETRPGERFKFVAFVTRGEDAGDVVANLCMQEGEEQVIAEWTGTAPSSVGGVPGTTVDEVLPIPDGCAYDELQVDIAWDVAAEDLDLDVLDPNGSVVASSGNLNAETGVAAESATAVAPRAGDYVASTKSYSNFETPFSGVATLRCVTVGGCYELVDDTVTEYPVPVQSTRVIVGVMDSATNPYHDFFYAGSEIYPEHAPTAVTPAVLAELGVEPENQIELTRTGDIAADIEADAAIWSRVKRGELVWFKGTNLLAISFAGTDVEPLVPQPIKSSHGVGTSAAVLKANPEAVVIMVEQGNDIGNDPSHEWTFLNPSIDIVSTSYGVSLALGLLPVPETRAFHAGFDGVVGQGKLHFSSSGNGPGLSPARAGAGPWWSIGVSGSEEDSSEGRTITSGRLPDFVSDFVQQLPYCMDCQSEIDTSVGGTSFSTPRAAGVASRVLLEVRRKYGHRGGVIDVDGVPTMAVGGEIPLTNWVLRRALEEAAWVPGTLGDPIEIALDLATPVIPQLAWLDYGWGDLSARSDKLVVEAALTHLSLGALPRTKPVGFCEFQTEIMLERMTYWNEIAPSLPDVFGGDSAQPLDSNPFIFCDSGLPHHPASNDPGGNYDPAADFDGDGVANGDDNCPEDPNADQADEDGNGVGDACDAPPSDIDGDGVVDSEDNCPNAANPEQTDTGDDGVGDACESAPETPIAEPGPGTVEVVSYDGPTGITTPVVCLGCGSGSDGFATHEVRYELPALAALTSLDFTLTAAPAEQLDMVIYNPAGEEVTAPVTDPMPGLYLAQITELVAFEGGFNLSISTTCPDTGCN, translated from the coding sequence ATGATCGATTGGACCCGTTTACTCACCGCGCTTTGCGTTAGCGCTTCCCTGGCCGCCTGTTCCGGCACCGAGAGCCTCAGCCCTGATGACGGCGATTCTCCGGTCGGGGATGGCCAACCTCCAGTCACCGAAGCGCCGGGGATCGGCACGACCCAGCTCTTCAATGTGGAGGGCAGCATGGAGGGCTACACGCCCCCTTCCACCAAGTCGCATGGCGAGGGGCCCAGCCTGGAGTTCGTGGCGAATCTGCCGGCAGCCGAGCCGGGGTATCTCTATATCGACGCCGCGCTTTACTGGGACGATATCGAGGATTCACTGAGCCTGGAGGTCTTCGGCCCGGATGGCGCTGTCGTCGCCGAGGCGCTGGCCGAACCCGCGATTGATCAGACCATCCGTGTGGAAACCCCTGTCGAGGGTGCCTACCGCTTCGTCATCCATGAGCGCGAGACACGACCGGGCGAGCGTTTCAAGTTCGTCGCCTTTGTGACACGGGGAGAGGACGCCGGGGATGTGGTTGCAAACCTTTGCATGCAGGAAGGCGAAGAACAGGTAATCGCCGAATGGACGGGGACTGCGCCGAGTTCCGTGGGGGGCGTTCCGGGTACGACGGTTGATGAGGTGCTACCCATACCTGATGGCTGCGCCTACGACGAGTTGCAAGTGGATATCGCCTGGGATGTCGCCGCAGAAGATCTGGATCTGGACGTGCTGGACCCGAACGGAAGCGTCGTCGCCAGCTCCGGAAACCTGAATGCCGAGACCGGGGTGGCCGCAGAATCCGCCACGGCTGTGGCTCCACGCGCCGGTGACTATGTCGCGTCCACCAAGAGCTACAGCAACTTCGAGACGCCGTTTTCCGGTGTCGCAACCCTGCGCTGCGTCACGGTTGGTGGTTGCTACGAGTTGGTCGACGACACGGTCACCGAGTACCCGGTGCCGGTCCAGTCGACGCGAGTCATCGTGGGCGTGATGGACAGTGCGACCAACCCCTACCACGACTTCTTCTACGCCGGCAGCGAAATCTATCCGGAGCATGCGCCGACCGCTGTGACGCCCGCCGTCCTGGCCGAGCTTGGGGTCGAGCCGGAGAACCAGATCGAGTTGACGCGGACCGGTGACATCGCTGCCGACATCGAGGCCGACGCCGCCATCTGGTCGCGGGTGAAGCGTGGGGAGTTGGTCTGGTTCAAGGGCACAAACCTGCTGGCCATTTCCTTTGCCGGTACGGATGTCGAACCCCTGGTCCCGCAGCCGATCAAGTCATCTCATGGTGTGGGGACCAGTGCAGCCGTACTGAAGGCGAACCCCGAGGCCGTGGTGATCATGGTGGAGCAGGGCAACGACATCGGCAACGACCCCAGTCATGAATGGACCTTCCTGAATCCTTCGATTGATATCGTGTCGACCAGCTACGGCGTTTCGCTGGCCCTGGGCCTTTTGCCGGTGCCGGAGACGCGTGCTTTCCATGCCGGTTTTGACGGTGTGGTGGGGCAGGGCAAGCTGCATTTCAGCTCATCCGGTAACGGACCGGGTTTGTCACCCGCACGTGCAGGTGCCGGGCCTTGGTGGTCCATCGGCGTGTCGGGCAGCGAGGAGGACTCCTCCGAGGGCCGGACCATCACATCGGGTCGGTTGCCCGATTTCGTGTCGGACTTCGTGCAGCAGCTGCCGTATTGCATGGACTGTCAGTCGGAGATCGACACATCGGTGGGTGGGACCAGTTTTTCGACGCCGCGCGCGGCTGGTGTGGCCTCACGCGTCCTGCTCGAGGTGCGTCGTAAGTATGGCCATCGTGGCGGAGTGATTGATGTGGATGGCGTCCCGACCATGGCAGTCGGCGGCGAGATTCCACTCACCAACTGGGTGCTGCGCCGAGCACTGGAGGAGGCCGCCTGGGTACCGGGTACGCTGGGCGACCCCATCGAGATTGCGCTGGACCTGGCGACGCCGGTGATTCCCCAGCTGGCCTGGTTGGATTATGGCTGGGGTGATCTGTCCGCCCGCAGCGACAAACTGGTGGTTGAAGCTGCACTGACGCACCTGAGTCTGGGCGCATTGCCGCGGACCAAGCCTGTCGGTTTCTGCGAGTTCCAGACCGAGATCATGCTCGAGCGTATGACCTACTGGAACGAGATCGCCCCCTCGCTGCCCGACGTGTTTGGTGGCGACAGTGCGCAGCCGCTAGACAGCAATCCGTTCATCTTCTGTGACTCGGGCTTGCCACATCATCCGGCCAGCAATGATCCGGGTGGCAACTATGACCCGGCCGCTGATTTCGACGGCGACGGCGTGGCCAACGGCGACGACAATTGCCCTGAAGACCCCAATGCGGATCAGGCGGATGAAGACGGCAATGGCGTGGGCGATGCCTGCGATGCCCCGCCCAGCGATATCGATGGCGATGGTGTGGTCGACAGCGAGGATAACTGTCCGAATGCGGCCAACCCGGAGCAGACGGATACCGGTGATGACGGTGTCGGCGATGCCTGTGAGTCTGCTCCGGAGACCCCGATCGCCGAGCCGGGTCCCGGCACGGTCGAGGTGGTCAGCTATGACGGACCCACCGGGATCACGACTCCCGTGGTCTGCCTGGGGTGCGGCAGTGGCTCGGATGGCTTTGCCACGCACGAAGTTCGTTACGAGTTACCTGCGCTGGCCGCGTTGACCAGCTTGGACTTCACGCTGACCGCCGCGCCTGCTGAGCAACTGGATATGGTGATTTATAACCCGGCCGGAGAAGAAGTGACGGCGCCGGTGACCGACCCGATGCCGGGGTTGTACCTGGCGCAGATCACCGAGCTTGTCGCCTTTGAAGGGGGCTTTAACCTCAGCATCTCAACAACCTGTCCGGACACCGGCTGCAATTAA
- the serC gene encoding 3-phosphoserine/phosphohydroxythreonine transaminase produces MTRVFNFSAGPATLPIDVLEQVRNDLLDWNGSGMSVMEMSHRGKEFVAIAEQATADLKSLLGVPDNYSILWMQGGATGQFSAIPMNLLRGGSTADYVVTGSWGKKAIKEAGRFCTANTAARPVDDVFTHVPAREQWNLDPNAAYVHYTPNETIEGVEFPEVPDVGDVPLVADFSSTFLSRPIDVERFGLIYAGAQKNLGPAGVTIVIVRNDLLGQALPQTPTVLDYQQIAAADSMLNTPPCFAWYVCGLVLQWIKARGGLPAMAERNARKAGKLYDYIDGSGYYRNPVRPSDRSWMNVPFTLPDAGLDAAFLAGAGEIGLSTLKGHRSVGGMRASLYNAMPEAGVDALIDYMKEFARTNG; encoded by the coding sequence ATGACGCGCGTCTTTAATTTCTCCGCCGGCCCGGCCACGTTGCCGATTGATGTGCTTGAGCAGGTACGCAATGACCTGCTGGACTGGAACGGTTCCGGTATGTCCGTGATGGAAATGAGCCATCGCGGTAAGGAATTCGTCGCCATTGCCGAGCAGGCCACGGCCGACCTGAAATCTTTGTTGGGCGTGCCGGACAACTACAGCATTCTCTGGATGCAGGGCGGCGCGACCGGCCAGTTCTCGGCCATCCCTATGAATCTACTCCGGGGTGGGTCGACGGCCGACTACGTTGTGACCGGTAGCTGGGGCAAGAAGGCCATTAAGGAGGCGGGTCGCTTCTGCACCGCGAATACGGCGGCACGACCGGTGGACGACGTGTTCACCCATGTGCCCGCGCGCGAACAGTGGAATCTAGACCCCAACGCCGCTTACGTGCATTACACGCCGAACGAGACCATCGAAGGTGTGGAGTTCCCCGAGGTGCCCGACGTCGGTGACGTTCCGCTGGTTGCGGACTTTTCATCTACGTTCTTATCCCGGCCTATCGATGTCGAGCGTTTCGGACTGATCTACGCCGGCGCGCAGAAGAACCTGGGCCCGGCGGGCGTCACCATTGTGATCGTCCGTAACGATCTGCTGGGTCAGGCGCTGCCGCAAACCCCGACCGTGCTTGATTATCAGCAGATTGCAGCAGCCGATTCCATGCTCAACACACCCCCGTGTTTTGCCTGGTACGTGTGCGGGCTGGTCCTGCAGTGGATCAAGGCGCGTGGGGGGCTGCCGGCCATGGCCGAGCGCAACGCCCGTAAGGCCGGCAAGCTTTATGACTACATCGATGGCTCCGGCTACTACCGCAATCCGGTGCGCCCCAGCGACCGCTCGTGGATGAACGTGCCGTTCACGTTGCCCGATGCCGGGCTGGATGCCGCGTTTCTCGCCGGCGCCGGCGAGATCGGCTTGTCAACCCTGAAGGGCCACCGAAGCGTCGGGGGAATGCGGGCAAGCCTCTATAACGCCATGCCCGAAGCAGGCGTCGATGCGCTGATCGATTACATGAAAGAATTCGCCAGAACGAACGGCTAA